A genomic segment from Mustela lutreola isolate mMusLut2 chromosome 15, mMusLut2.pri, whole genome shotgun sequence encodes:
- the CNTNAP1 gene encoding contactin-associated protein 1 isoform X2, which yields MKKHRIRAVATQGSFNSWDWVTRYMLLYGDRVDSWTPFYQQGHNATFFGNVNESAIVRHDLHYHFTARYIRIVPLAWNPRGKIGLRLGLYGCPYKSDVLYFDGDDAISYRFPRGVSRSLWDVFAFSFKTEEKDGLLLHAEGVQGDYVTLELQGAHLLLHMSLGSSPIQPRPGHTTVSAGGVLNDQHWHYVRVDRFGRDANLTLDGYVQRFVLNGDFERLNLDNEMYIGGLVGAAQKNLAYRHNFRGCIENIIFNRVNIADLAVRRHSRITFEGKVAFRCLDPVPHPVNFGGPHNFVQVPGFPRRGRFAVSFRFRTWDLTGLLLFSRLGDGLGHVELMLSEGQVNVSIAQTGRKKLQFAAGYRLNDGFWHEVNFAAQENHAVISIDDVEGAEVRVSYPLLIRTGTSYFFGGCPKPASRSGCHSNQTAFHGCMELLKVDGQLVNLTLVEGRRLGYYAEVLFDTCGITDRCSPNMCEHDGRCYQSWDDFICYCELTGYKGETCHQPLYKESCEAYRLSGKTSGNFTIDPDGSGPLKPFVVYCDIRENRAWTVVRHDRLWTTRVTGSSMERPFLGAIQYWNASWEEVSALANASQHCEQWIEFSCYNSRLLNTAGGYPYSFWIGRNEEQHFYWGGSQPGIQRCACGLDRSCVDPALHCNCDADQPQWRTDKGLLTFVDHLPVTQVVVGDTNRSNSEAQFFLRPLRCYGDRNSWNTISFHTGAALRFPPIRANHSLDVSFYFRTSAPSGVFLENMGGPYCQWRRPYVRVELNTSRDVVFAFDVGNGDENLTVHSDDFEFNDDEWHLVRAEINVKQARLRVDHRPWVLRPMPLQTYIWLEYDQPLYVGSAELKRRPFVGCLRAMRLNGVTLNLEGRANASEGTSPNCTGHCAHPRFPCFHGGRCVERYSYYTCDCDLTAFDGPYCNHDIGGFFEPGTWMRYNLQSALRSAAREFSHMLSRPVPGYEPGYVPGYDTPGYVPGYHGPGYRLPEYPRPGRPVPGYRGPVYNVTGEEVSFSFSTDSAPAVLLYVSSFVRDYMAVLIKEDGTLQLRYQLGTSPYVYQLTTRPVTDGQPHSVNITRVYRNLFIQVDYFPLTEQKFSLLVDSQLDSPKALYLGRVMETGVIDPEIQRYNTPGFSGCLSGVRFNNVAPLKTHFRAPRPMTAELAEALRVQGELSESNCGAMPRLVAEVPPELDPWYLPPDFPYYHDEGWVAILLGFLVAFLLLGLVGMLVLFYLQNHRYKGSYHTNEPKATHDYHPGSKPPLPASGTAPVPAPTAASTSAPAPAPAPTPTPAPAPAPAPGPRDQNLPQILEESRSE from the exons ATGAAGAAGCACCGGATCCGAGCTGTGGCCACCCAGGGCTCATTTAACTCATGGGACTGGGTCACACGCTACATGCTGCTCTATGGGGACCGAGTGGACAGCTGGACACCATTCTACCAGCAAGGGCACAATGCG ACCTTCTTCGGGAACGTGAACGAGTCGGCGATAGTGCGCCACGACCTGCACTACCACTTCACCGCGCGCTACATCCGCATCGTGCCCCTGGCTTGGAACCCGCGTGGCAAGATCGGCCTGAGGCTCGGCCTCTACGGCTGCCCTTACA AGTCCGACGTGCTCTATTTCGACGGCGATGATGCCATCTCGTACCGCTTCCCGCGAGGGGTCAGCCGGAGTCTGTGGGACGTGTTCGCCTTCAGTTTCAAGACAGAAGAGAAGGACGGGCTCCTGCTGCATGCGGAGGGGGTCCAGGGCGACTACGTGACACTGGAGCTGCAGGGGGCGCACTTGCTGCTGCACATGAGCCTGG GCAGCAGCCCCATCCAGCCCAGGCCCGGTCACACCACTGTGAGCGCTGGTGGCGTCCTCAACGACCAGCACTGGCATTACGTGCGGGTGGACCGATTTGGCCGGGATGCAAACCTCACCCTGGATGGCTATGTACAGCGCTTTGTGCTCAACGGTGACTTTGAGAGGCTGAACTTGGACAATGAG ATGTACATTGGGGGTCTGGTGGGCGCTGCGCAGAAGAACCTCGCTTATCGGCATAATTTCCGAGGCTGCATAGAAAACATAATCTTCAACCGAGTCAACATCGCAGACCTGGCTGTGCGGCGCCATTCGAGGATCACCTTCGAG GGTAAGGTGGCCTTCCGTTGCCTGGACCCGGTTCCTCACCCGGTCAACTTCGGAGGGCCTCACAACTTTGTGCAGGTGCCTGGCTTCCCGCGCCGAGGCCGCTTCGCGGTCTCCTTCCGCTTCCGCACCTGGGATCTCACGGGGCTGCTGCTTTTCTCCCGCCTGGGGGACGGGCTGGGCCACGTGGAGCTGATGCTCAGTGAAGGGCAGGTCAACGTGTCCATCGCGCAGACTGGCCGAAAGAAGCTTCAGTTCGCTGCTG GGTACCGCCTGAACGATGGCTTTTGGCACGAGGTGAACTTTGCAGCCCAGGAGAACCATGCCGTCATCAGCATCGATGATGTGGAGGGAGCAGAGGTCAGGGTCTCATACCCACTGCTGATCCGCACCGGCACCTCATACTTCTTTGGGG GTTGTCCCAAACCAGCCAGTCGATCGGGCTGCCACTCCAACCAGACGGCGTTCCATGGCTGCATGGAGCTGCTCAAGGTGGACGGCCAGCTGGTCAACCTGACTCTGGTGGAGGGCCGGCGGCTCGGATACTATGCTGAGGTCCTCTTTGACACATGTGGCATCACTGATAG GTGTAGCCCTAACATGTGTGAGCATGATGGACGCTGCTACCAGTCCTGGGATGACTTCATCTGCTACTGTGAACTGACAGGCTACAAGGGGGAGACGTGTCACCAAC CTCTGTATAAGGAATCTTGTGAAGCTTATCGGCTCAGTGGGAAAACTTCTGGAAACTTCACCATTGATCCTGATGGCAGTGGCCCTCTGAAGCCATTTGTAGTGTACTGTGATATCCGAG AGAACCGGGCATGGACAGTTGTGCGGCATGACAGGCTGTGGACAACTCGGGTGACAGGTTCTAGCATGGAGCGGCCGTTCCTGGGGGCCATCCAGTATTGGAATGCCTCCTGGGAGGAAGTCAGTGCCCTGGCCAATGCTTCCCAGCACTGTGAACAGTGGATCGAGTTCTCCTGCTACAATTCCCGGCTGCTCAACACTGCTG GAGGCTACCCCTACAGCTTCTGGATTGGGAGAAATGAGGAGCAGCACTTCTACTGGGGAGGCTCACAGCCTGGAATCCAGCGCTGTGCCTGTGGTCTGGACCGGAGCTGCGTGGACCCCGCTCTGCACTGTAACTGTGATGCCGACCAGCCCCAGTG GAGAACCGACAAGGGACTGCTGACCTTTGTGGACCATTTGCCCGTCActcaggtggtggtgggggacacGAACCGCTCCAATTCCGAGGCCCAGTTCTTCCTGAGGCCTCTGCGCTGCTATGGCGATC GAAACTCCTGGAACACCATCTCCTTCCACACTGGGGCTGCCCTGCGCTTTCCCCCGATCCGTGCCAACCACAGCCTTGATGTCTCCTTCTACTTCAGGACCTCGGCTCCCTCGGGAGTCTTCCTAGAGAATATGGGGGGCCCTTACTGCCAGTGGCGCCGGCCTTACGTGCGGGTGGAACTCAACA CCTCCCGGGACGTGGTCTTTGCCTTCGATGTGGGGAATGGGGATGAGAACCTGACAGTACACTCGGATGACTTTGAATTCAACGACGATGAGTGGCACTTGGTCCGGGCAGAAATCAACGTGAAGCAGGCCCGGCTCCGTGTGGACCACCGGCCCTGGGTGCTGCGGCCCATGCCCCTGCAGACCTACATCTGGCTGGAGTACGACCAGCCCCTTTACGTTG GATCTGCAGAGCTAAAGAGGCGCCCCTTCGTGGGTTGCCTGAGGGCGATGCGTCTGAATGGAGTAACTCTGAACCTGGAGGGCCGTGCCAATGCCTCGGAGGGTACCTCACCCAACTGCACAGGCCATTGTGCCCACCCCCGGTTCCCCTGTTTCCACGGAGGCCGCTGTGTGGAGCGCTACAGCTACTACACATGTGACTGTGACCTCACGGCGTTTGATGGGCCATACTGCAACCACG ATATCGGCGGATTCTTCGAGCCGGGCACCTGGATGCGCTACAACCTGCAGTCGGCTCTGCGCTCGGCAGCCCGGGAGTTCTCACACATGCTGAGCCGCCCGGTACCAGGCTATGAGCCAGGTTATGTCCCTGGCTATGACACTCCGGGCTACGTGCCCGGCTACCACGGGCCCGGGTACCGTCTGCCTGAGTACCCCCGGCCTGGCCGGCCGGTGCCCGGGTACCGAGGGCCAGTCTACAATGTCACTGGAGAGGAGGTGTCCTTCAGCTTCAGCACGGACTCCGCCCCCGCGGTCCTGCTCTATGTCAGCTCCTTCGTGCGTGACTACATGGCTGTGCTCATCAAGGAAGATG GGACCCTGCAGCTGCGGTACCAGCTGGGCACCAGCCCCTACGTGTACCAGCTGACCACGAGGCCGGTCACGGACGGCCAGCCGCACAGCGTCAACATCACCCGCGTCTACCGCAACCTCTTCATCCAG gtGGACTACTTCCCACTGACGGAGCAGAAGTTTTCGCTGTTGGTAgacagccagctggactcacccAAGGCCTTGTATTTGGGGCGTGTTATGG agACCGGCGTCATCGACCCAGAGATCCAGCGCTACAACACCCCAGGGTTTTCGGGGTGCCTGTCTGGAGTTCGATTCAACAACGTGGCTCCCCTCAAGACCCACTTCCGGGCCCCTCGGCCCATGACAGCGGAGCTGGCCGAGGCCCTCCGCGTTCAGGGGGAGCTGTCCGAATCTAACTGCGGAGCCATGCCGCGCCTTGTCGCAGAGGTGCCGCCCGAGCTGGACCCCTGGTATCTGCCCCCAG ACTTCCCGTACTACCACGATGAGGGATGGGTTGCCATACTTCTCGGCT TTTTGGTGGCCTTCCTGCTGCTGGGGCTGGTGGGGATGTTGGTGCTCTTCTATCTGCAAAATCATCGCTACAAGGGCTCCTACCACACCAATGAGCCCAAGGCCACCCATGATTACCACCCTGGCAGCaaacctcctctccctgcctcagggACTGCCCCGGTCCCAGCCCCTACGGCAGCTTCCacctcagccccagccccagccccagccccaaccccaaccccagccccagccccagccccagcccctggcccccgGGACCAAAATCTCCCCCAGATCCTGGAGGAGTCCAGGTCTGAGTGA
- the CNTNAP1 gene encoding contactin-associated protein 1 isoform X1 produces the protein MCLRLLCILLAAVSGARGWGYYGCDEELVGPLYARSLGASSYYGLFTAPRFARLHGISGWSPRIGDPNPWLQIDLMKKHRIRAVATQGSFNSWDWVTRYMLLYGDRVDSWTPFYQQGHNATFFGNVNESAIVRHDLHYHFTARYIRIVPLAWNPRGKIGLRLGLYGCPYKSDVLYFDGDDAISYRFPRGVSRSLWDVFAFSFKTEEKDGLLLHAEGVQGDYVTLELQGAHLLLHMSLGSSPIQPRPGHTTVSAGGVLNDQHWHYVRVDRFGRDANLTLDGYVQRFVLNGDFERLNLDNEMYIGGLVGAAQKNLAYRHNFRGCIENIIFNRVNIADLAVRRHSRITFEGKVAFRCLDPVPHPVNFGGPHNFVQVPGFPRRGRFAVSFRFRTWDLTGLLLFSRLGDGLGHVELMLSEGQVNVSIAQTGRKKLQFAAGYRLNDGFWHEVNFAAQENHAVISIDDVEGAEVRVSYPLLIRTGTSYFFGGCPKPASRSGCHSNQTAFHGCMELLKVDGQLVNLTLVEGRRLGYYAEVLFDTCGITDRCSPNMCEHDGRCYQSWDDFICYCELTGYKGETCHQPLYKESCEAYRLSGKTSGNFTIDPDGSGPLKPFVVYCDIRENRAWTVVRHDRLWTTRVTGSSMERPFLGAIQYWNASWEEVSALANASQHCEQWIEFSCYNSRLLNTAGGYPYSFWIGRNEEQHFYWGGSQPGIQRCACGLDRSCVDPALHCNCDADQPQWRTDKGLLTFVDHLPVTQVVVGDTNRSNSEAQFFLRPLRCYGDRNSWNTISFHTGAALRFPPIRANHSLDVSFYFRTSAPSGVFLENMGGPYCQWRRPYVRVELNTSRDVVFAFDVGNGDENLTVHSDDFEFNDDEWHLVRAEINVKQARLRVDHRPWVLRPMPLQTYIWLEYDQPLYVGSAELKRRPFVGCLRAMRLNGVTLNLEGRANASEGTSPNCTGHCAHPRFPCFHGGRCVERYSYYTCDCDLTAFDGPYCNHDIGGFFEPGTWMRYNLQSALRSAAREFSHMLSRPVPGYEPGYVPGYDTPGYVPGYHGPGYRLPEYPRPGRPVPGYRGPVYNVTGEEVSFSFSTDSAPAVLLYVSSFVRDYMAVLIKEDGTLQLRYQLGTSPYVYQLTTRPVTDGQPHSVNITRVYRNLFIQVDYFPLTEQKFSLLVDSQLDSPKALYLGRVMETGVIDPEIQRYNTPGFSGCLSGVRFNNVAPLKTHFRAPRPMTAELAEALRVQGELSESNCGAMPRLVAEVPPELDPWYLPPDFPYYHDEGWVAILLGFLVAFLLLGLVGMLVLFYLQNHRYKGSYHTNEPKATHDYHPGSKPPLPASGTAPVPAPTAASTSAPAPAPAPTPTPAPAPAPAPGPRDQNLPQILEESRSE, from the exons ATGTGTCTTCGGCTCCTCTGCATCCTGCTCGCCGCGGTCTCGGGAGCCCGGGGCTGGGGCTACT ACGGCTGTGACGAGGAGCTGGTCGGGCCTCTGTACGCACGCTCCctgggcgcctcctcctactatGGGCTCTTCACTGCCCCGAGATTTGCCCGGCTGCACG GCATAAGCGGATGGTCTCCCCGAATCGGGGACCCGAATCCTTGGCTCCAGATTGACTTAATGAAGAAGCACCGGATCCGAGCTGTGGCCACCCAGGGCTCATTTAACTCATGGGACTGGGTCACACGCTACATGCTGCTCTATGGGGACCGAGTGGACAGCTGGACACCATTCTACCAGCAAGGGCACAATGCG ACCTTCTTCGGGAACGTGAACGAGTCGGCGATAGTGCGCCACGACCTGCACTACCACTTCACCGCGCGCTACATCCGCATCGTGCCCCTGGCTTGGAACCCGCGTGGCAAGATCGGCCTGAGGCTCGGCCTCTACGGCTGCCCTTACA AGTCCGACGTGCTCTATTTCGACGGCGATGATGCCATCTCGTACCGCTTCCCGCGAGGGGTCAGCCGGAGTCTGTGGGACGTGTTCGCCTTCAGTTTCAAGACAGAAGAGAAGGACGGGCTCCTGCTGCATGCGGAGGGGGTCCAGGGCGACTACGTGACACTGGAGCTGCAGGGGGCGCACTTGCTGCTGCACATGAGCCTGG GCAGCAGCCCCATCCAGCCCAGGCCCGGTCACACCACTGTGAGCGCTGGTGGCGTCCTCAACGACCAGCACTGGCATTACGTGCGGGTGGACCGATTTGGCCGGGATGCAAACCTCACCCTGGATGGCTATGTACAGCGCTTTGTGCTCAACGGTGACTTTGAGAGGCTGAACTTGGACAATGAG ATGTACATTGGGGGTCTGGTGGGCGCTGCGCAGAAGAACCTCGCTTATCGGCATAATTTCCGAGGCTGCATAGAAAACATAATCTTCAACCGAGTCAACATCGCAGACCTGGCTGTGCGGCGCCATTCGAGGATCACCTTCGAG GGTAAGGTGGCCTTCCGTTGCCTGGACCCGGTTCCTCACCCGGTCAACTTCGGAGGGCCTCACAACTTTGTGCAGGTGCCTGGCTTCCCGCGCCGAGGCCGCTTCGCGGTCTCCTTCCGCTTCCGCACCTGGGATCTCACGGGGCTGCTGCTTTTCTCCCGCCTGGGGGACGGGCTGGGCCACGTGGAGCTGATGCTCAGTGAAGGGCAGGTCAACGTGTCCATCGCGCAGACTGGCCGAAAGAAGCTTCAGTTCGCTGCTG GGTACCGCCTGAACGATGGCTTTTGGCACGAGGTGAACTTTGCAGCCCAGGAGAACCATGCCGTCATCAGCATCGATGATGTGGAGGGAGCAGAGGTCAGGGTCTCATACCCACTGCTGATCCGCACCGGCACCTCATACTTCTTTGGGG GTTGTCCCAAACCAGCCAGTCGATCGGGCTGCCACTCCAACCAGACGGCGTTCCATGGCTGCATGGAGCTGCTCAAGGTGGACGGCCAGCTGGTCAACCTGACTCTGGTGGAGGGCCGGCGGCTCGGATACTATGCTGAGGTCCTCTTTGACACATGTGGCATCACTGATAG GTGTAGCCCTAACATGTGTGAGCATGATGGACGCTGCTACCAGTCCTGGGATGACTTCATCTGCTACTGTGAACTGACAGGCTACAAGGGGGAGACGTGTCACCAAC CTCTGTATAAGGAATCTTGTGAAGCTTATCGGCTCAGTGGGAAAACTTCTGGAAACTTCACCATTGATCCTGATGGCAGTGGCCCTCTGAAGCCATTTGTAGTGTACTGTGATATCCGAG AGAACCGGGCATGGACAGTTGTGCGGCATGACAGGCTGTGGACAACTCGGGTGACAGGTTCTAGCATGGAGCGGCCGTTCCTGGGGGCCATCCAGTATTGGAATGCCTCCTGGGAGGAAGTCAGTGCCCTGGCCAATGCTTCCCAGCACTGTGAACAGTGGATCGAGTTCTCCTGCTACAATTCCCGGCTGCTCAACACTGCTG GAGGCTACCCCTACAGCTTCTGGATTGGGAGAAATGAGGAGCAGCACTTCTACTGGGGAGGCTCACAGCCTGGAATCCAGCGCTGTGCCTGTGGTCTGGACCGGAGCTGCGTGGACCCCGCTCTGCACTGTAACTGTGATGCCGACCAGCCCCAGTG GAGAACCGACAAGGGACTGCTGACCTTTGTGGACCATTTGCCCGTCActcaggtggtggtgggggacacGAACCGCTCCAATTCCGAGGCCCAGTTCTTCCTGAGGCCTCTGCGCTGCTATGGCGATC GAAACTCCTGGAACACCATCTCCTTCCACACTGGGGCTGCCCTGCGCTTTCCCCCGATCCGTGCCAACCACAGCCTTGATGTCTCCTTCTACTTCAGGACCTCGGCTCCCTCGGGAGTCTTCCTAGAGAATATGGGGGGCCCTTACTGCCAGTGGCGCCGGCCTTACGTGCGGGTGGAACTCAACA CCTCCCGGGACGTGGTCTTTGCCTTCGATGTGGGGAATGGGGATGAGAACCTGACAGTACACTCGGATGACTTTGAATTCAACGACGATGAGTGGCACTTGGTCCGGGCAGAAATCAACGTGAAGCAGGCCCGGCTCCGTGTGGACCACCGGCCCTGGGTGCTGCGGCCCATGCCCCTGCAGACCTACATCTGGCTGGAGTACGACCAGCCCCTTTACGTTG GATCTGCAGAGCTAAAGAGGCGCCCCTTCGTGGGTTGCCTGAGGGCGATGCGTCTGAATGGAGTAACTCTGAACCTGGAGGGCCGTGCCAATGCCTCGGAGGGTACCTCACCCAACTGCACAGGCCATTGTGCCCACCCCCGGTTCCCCTGTTTCCACGGAGGCCGCTGTGTGGAGCGCTACAGCTACTACACATGTGACTGTGACCTCACGGCGTTTGATGGGCCATACTGCAACCACG ATATCGGCGGATTCTTCGAGCCGGGCACCTGGATGCGCTACAACCTGCAGTCGGCTCTGCGCTCGGCAGCCCGGGAGTTCTCACACATGCTGAGCCGCCCGGTACCAGGCTATGAGCCAGGTTATGTCCCTGGCTATGACACTCCGGGCTACGTGCCCGGCTACCACGGGCCCGGGTACCGTCTGCCTGAGTACCCCCGGCCTGGCCGGCCGGTGCCCGGGTACCGAGGGCCAGTCTACAATGTCACTGGAGAGGAGGTGTCCTTCAGCTTCAGCACGGACTCCGCCCCCGCGGTCCTGCTCTATGTCAGCTCCTTCGTGCGTGACTACATGGCTGTGCTCATCAAGGAAGATG GGACCCTGCAGCTGCGGTACCAGCTGGGCACCAGCCCCTACGTGTACCAGCTGACCACGAGGCCGGTCACGGACGGCCAGCCGCACAGCGTCAACATCACCCGCGTCTACCGCAACCTCTTCATCCAG gtGGACTACTTCCCACTGACGGAGCAGAAGTTTTCGCTGTTGGTAgacagccagctggactcacccAAGGCCTTGTATTTGGGGCGTGTTATGG agACCGGCGTCATCGACCCAGAGATCCAGCGCTACAACACCCCAGGGTTTTCGGGGTGCCTGTCTGGAGTTCGATTCAACAACGTGGCTCCCCTCAAGACCCACTTCCGGGCCCCTCGGCCCATGACAGCGGAGCTGGCCGAGGCCCTCCGCGTTCAGGGGGAGCTGTCCGAATCTAACTGCGGAGCCATGCCGCGCCTTGTCGCAGAGGTGCCGCCCGAGCTGGACCCCTGGTATCTGCCCCCAG ACTTCCCGTACTACCACGATGAGGGATGGGTTGCCATACTTCTCGGCT TTTTGGTGGCCTTCCTGCTGCTGGGGCTGGTGGGGATGTTGGTGCTCTTCTATCTGCAAAATCATCGCTACAAGGGCTCCTACCACACCAATGAGCCCAAGGCCACCCATGATTACCACCCTGGCAGCaaacctcctctccctgcctcagggACTGCCCCGGTCCCAGCCCCTACGGCAGCTTCCacctcagccccagccccagccccagccccaaccccaaccccagccccagccccagccccagcccctggcccccgGGACCAAAATCTCCCCCAGATCCTGGAGGAGTCCAGGTCTGAGTGA
- the CCR10 gene encoding C-C chemokine receptor type 10 isoform X2 — translation MEGRVSWGPYSGEDEEAYSAEPLPELCYKADVQAFSRAFQPSVSLVVAALGLAGNGLVLATHLAARRAVRSPTSAHLLQLALADLLLALTLPFAAAGALQGWSLGSATCRAISGLYSASFHAGFLFLACISADRYVAITRALPAGPRPSAPGRAHMVSAIVWLLSLLLALPALLFSQDGQREGQRRCRLVFPEGLTQTVKGASAVAQVVLGFALPLGVMAACYALLGRTLLAARGPERRRALRVVVALVAAFVVLQLPYSLALLLDTADLLAARERSCPASKRKDLALLVTGGLALARCGLNPVLYAFLGLRFRQDLRRLLRGGSCSPGPHPRGRCPRRPRLSSCSAPTETHSVSSWGD, via the exons ATGGAGGGAAGA GTCTCCTGGGGCCCCTACTCTGGGGAGGATGAGGAGGCATACTCCGCGGAACCGTTGCCAGAGCTCTGCTACAAGGCGGATGTCCAGGCCTTCAGTAGGGCCTTCCAACCCAGTGTCTCCCTGGTGGTAGCTGCACTGGGTCTGGCTGGCAATGGCCTGGTCTTGGCCACGCACCTGGCCGCCCGTCGGGCTGTCCGATCGCCCACCTCCGCCCACCTGCTCCAGCTGGCCCTGGCCGACCTTTTGCTGGCCCTAACCCTGCCCTTCGCTGCAGCAGGGGCTCTGCAGGGCTGGAGTCTGGGAAGTGCCACCTGCCGTGCCATCTCCGGCCTCTACTCAGCCTCCTTCCACGCCGGCTTCCTCTTCCTGGCCTGTATCAGCGCCGACCGCTACGTGGCCATCACGCGGGCTCTCCCCGCAGGACCGAGGCCCTCTGCTCCGGGCCGCGCGCACATGGTCTCAGCCATCGTGTGGCTGCTGTCGCTGCTCCTGGCGTTGCCTGCTCTCCTTTTCAGCCAGGACGGGCAGCGGGAAGGCCAGCGGCGCTGCCGGCTCGTCTTCCCCGAGGGTCTCACGCAGACGGTGAAGGGGGCAAGCGCGGTGGCGCAGGTGGTCCTGGGCTTCGCGCTGCCGCTGGGCGTCATGGCCGCCTGCTACGCTCTCCTGGGCCGCACGCTGCTGGCCGCCAGGGGGCCGGAGCGCCGGCGTGCGCTGCGCGTCGTTGTGGCCCTGGTGGCGGCCTTCGTGGTGCTGCAGCTGCCCTACAGCCTCGCCCTGCTCCTCGATACGGCTGACCTGCTGGCTGCCCGCGAGCGGAGCTGCCCTGCCAGCAAGCGCAAGGACCTGGCGCTGCTGGTTACCGGAGGGCTAGCCCTGGCCCGCTGCGGCCTCAACCCCGTGCTCTACGCCTTTTTGGGCCTGCGCTTCCGCCAGGACCTGCGGAGGCTGCTGCGGGGTGGGAGCTGCAGCCCAGGGCCTCACCCCCGCGGCCGCTGCCCCCGCCGGCCCCGCCTCTCTTCCTGTTCGGCTCCCACTGAGACCCACAGTGTCTCCTCCTGGGGCGACTAG
- the CCR10 gene encoding C-C chemokine receptor type 10 isoform X1: MGTQPAEQVSWGPYSGEDEEAYSAEPLPELCYKADVQAFSRAFQPSVSLVVAALGLAGNGLVLATHLAARRAVRSPTSAHLLQLALADLLLALTLPFAAAGALQGWSLGSATCRAISGLYSASFHAGFLFLACISADRYVAITRALPAGPRPSAPGRAHMVSAIVWLLSLLLALPALLFSQDGQREGQRRCRLVFPEGLTQTVKGASAVAQVVLGFALPLGVMAACYALLGRTLLAARGPERRRALRVVVALVAAFVVLQLPYSLALLLDTADLLAARERSCPASKRKDLALLVTGGLALARCGLNPVLYAFLGLRFRQDLRRLLRGGSCSPGPHPRGRCPRRPRLSSCSAPTETHSVSSWGD; this comes from the exons ATGGGGACGCAGCCCGCGGagcag GTCTCCTGGGGCCCCTACTCTGGGGAGGATGAGGAGGCATACTCCGCGGAACCGTTGCCAGAGCTCTGCTACAAGGCGGATGTCCAGGCCTTCAGTAGGGCCTTCCAACCCAGTGTCTCCCTGGTGGTAGCTGCACTGGGTCTGGCTGGCAATGGCCTGGTCTTGGCCACGCACCTGGCCGCCCGTCGGGCTGTCCGATCGCCCACCTCCGCCCACCTGCTCCAGCTGGCCCTGGCCGACCTTTTGCTGGCCCTAACCCTGCCCTTCGCTGCAGCAGGGGCTCTGCAGGGCTGGAGTCTGGGAAGTGCCACCTGCCGTGCCATCTCCGGCCTCTACTCAGCCTCCTTCCACGCCGGCTTCCTCTTCCTGGCCTGTATCAGCGCCGACCGCTACGTGGCCATCACGCGGGCTCTCCCCGCAGGACCGAGGCCCTCTGCTCCGGGCCGCGCGCACATGGTCTCAGCCATCGTGTGGCTGCTGTCGCTGCTCCTGGCGTTGCCTGCTCTCCTTTTCAGCCAGGACGGGCAGCGGGAAGGCCAGCGGCGCTGCCGGCTCGTCTTCCCCGAGGGTCTCACGCAGACGGTGAAGGGGGCAAGCGCGGTGGCGCAGGTGGTCCTGGGCTTCGCGCTGCCGCTGGGCGTCATGGCCGCCTGCTACGCTCTCCTGGGCCGCACGCTGCTGGCCGCCAGGGGGCCGGAGCGCCGGCGTGCGCTGCGCGTCGTTGTGGCCCTGGTGGCGGCCTTCGTGGTGCTGCAGCTGCCCTACAGCCTCGCCCTGCTCCTCGATACGGCTGACCTGCTGGCTGCCCGCGAGCGGAGCTGCCCTGCCAGCAAGCGCAAGGACCTGGCGCTGCTGGTTACCGGAGGGCTAGCCCTGGCCCGCTGCGGCCTCAACCCCGTGCTCTACGCCTTTTTGGGCCTGCGCTTCCGCCAGGACCTGCGGAGGCTGCTGCGGGGTGGGAGCTGCAGCCCAGGGCCTCACCCCCGCGGCCGCTGCCCCCGCCGGCCCCGCCTCTCTTCCTGTTCGGCTCCCACTGAGACCCACAGTGTCTCCTCCTGGGGCGACTAG